One Legionella hackeliae DNA segment encodes these proteins:
- a CDS encoding non-ribosomal peptide synthetase family protein — MPELVFANRHDLEVQKYDLSIGQKELWFIHSMDGAAKTAYNEHLIYTLKGFLSVNSLKKAFQALLDKHPILRTSFAKDSEGNISQLLHPNAGLDFTVTNDIGTGELEEYITQQISKPFDLNHAPLMRVSLVKLSDTAFTLIIILHHIITDGTSFSILINDLNQCYNQALRGEAIQQSETKASYFEHIHTEQTHFLSPAYREKVNAVADSLKGYSGLNFLTTPQGKEKLDIFSGNRVYFKLDQATCSKMNEFAQAHRMTLFHILYAAYCIFLSQYTRSQDILVGVPFANREHDLERQIMGYFINTLPVRITLKEEESFFELLTRVKSLIFSSLCKQEVAFEHIAPQLHLPRKASGQHPIIQTMFVWANTGKVKLMLEGISAQQEHHHFCKTAKFDLSLFMLEESKDNIIAYIEYRDALFEQEIIERLASSFTILLKNILNNPEGLVQSFSLLDVAEKQRMKEKFFTAKLDRVVTTSLNELFTETVSRHPKEIGLIFGSNHYDYETIEERSNQWAFYIRKQYKQLYGRELSGDTLVALCVDRNEDMIFGMLGILKAGAAYVPVDPKYPQERINYIINHSQASLLLTHRVHDALSLDFAAERIIYMDDERIHTSPHFVNRPLEHKVNPKDLAYVLYTSGSTGKPKGVGVSHENIICLFESLKKQFEFSTHDVWSLFHTFCFDISVWEIWGAFLFGGTLLVIPYEVTRDTKKFYQLIESEKVSVLTQTASAFQMFINEDMRSNKKLEHLRYVSFVGESLKVSILRPWVAKYGVDKPRLANMYGITETTVYTNNKFVNQSDIDKGRDNIGWPLEEFSMCVMDDSLQWCPVGIVGEICIGGRGLSRGYLYRDDLTQEKFIKDPYASFLGLPEDTRLYRTGDLGRWMDDGSIEYLGRKDFQIKLRGFRIELGEIESTLGSYPGITHTAVLLKGGGDSAYLAAYYTVKVGDYIDVANLKSHLKSFLPEYMVPATFTELESFPMTVNGKIDRKALNAVEDNISIEKNVIALSTSLEFEIASIWAEILKMNSQDLGASSNFFECGGNSLLVVKMLTVVSNKIGKELSLSQFIAMPTIATLAAQIESNIDPKQRMHLFKEQLQTDIRLAPEIKPLPATNSYIHDPKAILLTGAAGFVGAHLINELIEKTNATVYCLIRASNVEEALKRLIGKLKKYNLEPSLQTTRIVPVLGDLSAPKLGLSERDYEQLTQEIDAIFHVGAWVHHVFDYNTLYKTNVQSVNEILKMAVCRKNKAIHFISTLATVLISPIERIHSIAPDSIDAYLNMNGYLTTKWVAEQLLKEASSRGIVAHVYRPGNVVSGNHGVYEAESNHTLLRLKGMLQLRQGFVMNQERVEMMPVDLLASAIIEIAKDPQLFAYNLNNAKSISWFDYLKVAQNKGYLFDFISDKEKWNQLISNLDEQNALYKLSHLYKLNSSADNEYQEELLITPDYTIETPSYLEMIEQQLSSLIENGFLEKPPVISV, encoded by the coding sequence ATGCCTGAATTAGTTTTTGCAAATAGACACGATCTGGAAGTACAAAAATATGACCTTTCTATTGGCCAGAAAGAATTATGGTTTATTCACTCCATGGATGGTGCAGCCAAAACGGCATATAACGAGCATTTAATTTATACGCTGAAAGGGTTCCTTTCCGTCAATAGCCTAAAAAAAGCATTTCAGGCGTTACTCGATAAACATCCGATATTACGCACTTCGTTTGCCAAAGATTCGGAAGGTAATATTTCTCAACTATTGCACCCAAATGCAGGGTTGGATTTTACGGTAACCAATGACATCGGCACTGGAGAACTTGAGGAATATATTACGCAACAAATTAGCAAGCCCTTCGATTTGAATCATGCTCCTTTGATGCGCGTATCACTCGTTAAACTAAGTGATACTGCGTTTACTTTGATTATAATTCTTCATCACATTATTACTGATGGCACATCATTCTCTATTCTTATTAACGACTTGAATCAGTGTTATAACCAGGCACTGCGTGGTGAGGCAATCCAACAATCAGAAACTAAAGCATCCTATTTTGAGCACATCCATACTGAGCAGACGCATTTTTTATCCCCAGCTTACCGCGAAAAAGTTAATGCCGTTGCCGATTCGCTAAAAGGGTACTCTGGGTTAAATTTTTTAACGACGCCTCAGGGAAAAGAGAAGCTTGATATTTTTTCAGGTAATCGTGTTTATTTTAAGCTCGACCAAGCAACCTGCAGCAAAATGAATGAGTTTGCACAAGCACATCGAATGACTTTGTTTCACATTCTTTATGCTGCTTACTGCATTTTTCTAAGCCAATATACACGTAGCCAAGATATCCTTGTGGGTGTCCCCTTTGCAAACAGAGAACATGATCTTGAACGACAGATTATGGGATATTTTATCAATACCCTCCCTGTTAGAATCACCTTAAAAGAAGAGGAAAGCTTTTTTGAACTGCTTACACGCGTCAAATCGCTTATTTTTTCCTCTCTTTGCAAACAAGAAGTCGCATTTGAACACATTGCTCCCCAATTACATTTACCCAGAAAAGCTTCGGGGCAACATCCGATCATTCAAACCATGTTTGTGTGGGCTAATACAGGAAAAGTAAAACTGATGCTAGAAGGGATAAGTGCCCAACAAGAGCATCATCATTTCTGTAAAACGGCGAAGTTTGATCTTTCTCTGTTTATGCTGGAAGAAAGTAAAGACAATATCATTGCTTATATCGAATACAGAGATGCCTTATTTGAACAAGAAATTATTGAGCGTCTTGCGAGTAGTTTTACTATTTTATTGAAAAATATTCTTAATAATCCCGAGGGACTCGTTCAATCATTTAGCTTACTAGATGTCGCTGAAAAGCAGCGTATGAAAGAAAAATTTTTTACTGCGAAGCTTGACCGAGTTGTAACCACATCACTTAATGAATTGTTTACAGAGACTGTCTCTCGTCATCCCAAAGAAATTGGTTTGATTTTCGGGTCTAATCACTATGACTACGAAACGATTGAAGAGCGTAGCAATCAGTGGGCCTTTTACATCAGAAAGCAATATAAACAACTTTATGGTCGTGAGTTATCAGGGGATACTTTAGTCGCTTTATGTGTCGATAGAAATGAAGACATGATTTTTGGTATGCTCGGCATCCTCAAAGCAGGTGCTGCCTATGTACCTGTTGATCCAAAATACCCTCAAGAGCGAATCAATTACATCATTAATCACAGTCAAGCATCGCTCTTATTAACGCACCGAGTACATGATGCCCTGAGTCTTGATTTTGCTGCTGAACGCATTATTTATATGGATGATGAGCGTATTCATACGTCACCCCATTTTGTGAATCGACCACTAGAACACAAAGTCAATCCCAAAGATTTAGCCTATGTTCTTTATACCTCAGGATCGACTGGCAAACCCAAAGGGGTGGGTGTTTCACACGAAAATATCATCTGTTTATTTGAGTCCTTAAAAAAACAATTTGAATTTTCAACTCACGATGTGTGGAGCCTCTTCCATACCTTTTGTTTCGATATTTCCGTTTGGGAAATTTGGGGAGCCTTTTTATTTGGTGGAACTTTGTTAGTGATTCCCTATGAGGTTACACGAGATACCAAGAAATTTTACCAACTCATCGAATCTGAAAAGGTGAGTGTTTTGACTCAAACTGCCTCGGCATTTCAAATGTTTATCAACGAAGATATGCGCTCCAATAAAAAACTTGAGCATTTAAGGTATGTTTCTTTCGTTGGAGAATCCCTAAAGGTATCCATTCTAAGACCCTGGGTGGCAAAATATGGAGTGGATAAACCTCGTTTGGCGAATATGTATGGGATTACCGAAACAACGGTATATACCAATAATAAATTTGTAAACCAATCCGACATCGATAAGGGAAGAGACAATATTGGCTGGCCCCTTGAAGAGTTTAGCATGTGTGTGATGGATGATAGTTTACAATGGTGTCCAGTTGGGATTGTAGGAGAAATTTGCATTGGTGGGCGCGGTCTTTCAAGAGGCTATCTCTATCGAGATGATTTGACTCAGGAAAAATTTATTAAAGATCCCTATGCGTCGTTTCTAGGATTGCCAGAGGATACACGTTTATACCGAACAGGGGATTTAGGACGGTGGATGGACGATGGTTCTATTGAATATTTAGGCAGAAAGGATTTTCAAATAAAATTACGTGGTTTTCGCATCGAACTAGGGGAAATCGAATCAACGCTTGGCAGTTATCCTGGTATCACTCACACCGCTGTCTTGCTGAAGGGTGGAGGTGACAGTGCATATTTAGCCGCCTATTACACAGTAAAGGTTGGAGACTATATCGATGTAGCTAATCTTAAAAGCCATCTTAAATCATTTTTACCAGAATATATGGTACCTGCTACTTTTACTGAACTTGAATCATTCCCTATGACAGTGAATGGTAAAATCGATAGAAAAGCACTTAATGCAGTTGAAGATAATATCAGCATTGAGAAAAATGTGATCGCTTTAAGTACCTCGCTTGAATTCGAGATTGCTTCGATTTGGGCAGAAATTTTAAAAATGAATAGCCAGGATCTTGGAGCATCTTCCAATTTCTTTGAGTGTGGCGGAAACTCCTTATTGGTTGTCAAAATGCTTACTGTAGTAAGTAACAAAATCGGCAAAGAGTTATCACTGAGCCAATTTATTGCAATGCCTACTATCGCTACCTTAGCGGCGCAAATTGAATCAAACATTGATCCAAAACAACGCATGCACTTGTTTAAGGAGCAGTTACAAACTGATATACGTCTTGCTCCTGAAATTAAGCCTTTGCCAGCAACAAATTCATACATTCACGATCCAAAGGCAATTTTACTGACTGGTGCTGCAGGATTTGTTGGTGCACACTTGATCAATGAGCTCATTGAAAAAACCAATGCTACCGTTTATTGCCTGATAAGAGCTTCAAATGTTGAAGAGGCGTTAAAACGATTAATTGGCAAGCTAAAAAAATATAATCTTGAACCTAGTCTCCAAACTACGCGGATAGTCCCTGTATTAGGTGACTTAAGCGCTCCAAAATTGGGTTTATCGGAGAGGGATTATGAGCAATTAACTCAAGAAATTGATGCCATATTTCATGTAGGAGCCTGGGTACATCATGTTTTTGATTACAATACACTCTATAAAACCAACGTCCAATCCGTAAATGAAATTCTTAAAATGGCAGTTTGTCGTAAAAACAAAGCCATACATTTTATTTCAACATTGGCAACGGTTTTAATTTCTCCAATTGAACGCATTCATTCAATAGCTCCTGATTCCATCGATGCCTATTTAAACATGAATGGTTATCTCACAACAAAATGGGTTGCTGAGCAATTATTAAAAGAAGCCTCTTCTAGAGGTATTGTCGCTCATGTCTATCGCCCAGGTAATGTTGTTTCAGGAAACCATGGCGTTTATGAAGCAGAATCAAATCATACCTTATTAAGACTTAAAGGAATGTTGCAGCTTCGACAAGGCTTTGTCATGAATCAAGAAAGGGTAGAAATGATGCCCGTTGACTTATTAGCTTCCGCAATTATTGAAATTGCCAAAGACCCACAGCTCTTTGCATACAATTTAAATAATGCAAAATCCATATCTTGGTTTGATTATTTAAAAGTCGCTCAAAATAAAGGTTATCTATTTGACTTTATTTCTGATAAGGAAAAATGGAATCAACTCATTAGTAACTTGGATGAACAAAACGCATTGTATAAATTATCTCACTTGTACAAGCTTAACTCCTCTGCTGATAATGAGTACCAGGAAGAGCTTCTAATCACACCGGATTATACCATTGAAACGCCTTCTTATTTGGAGATGATAGAACAGCAATTATCATCCCTTATTGAAAATGGTTTCCTGGAAAAACCTCCTGTTATTTCTGTTTAG
- a CDS encoding amino acid adenylation domain-containing protein has translation MSLNNKQLEEFGIEKSSLPAGKYSKIIYDYRALETLSYEFKTLCQLFEEQVARAPNNIAIEYKDVVLSFAELNQLSNQLARYIRKQYKSVTQEELKPDTLIPISVGRSADFLIGILGILKAGGAYVPINPDYPTNRIQHILTDINSKIILTGNQSSEQFKNNHGDLQQIVLDERLFLKESTENLYIQLSPTDLAYVIYTSGSSGAPKGVLAQHANVISQVICANYFYADESDTMAFFSDVSFDSTTFELWGSLLNGARLFIPDNFFELLSNPILFKETIDKKNLTILLITRALFDLLYTLDETVFAPLKFLLVGGEALTKNIMLNLMNSPYKPKNLINAYGPTENCTFCTTYPINEDFSLLNSVPIGKPYSNRVGFVVDKHLQLVPIGIIGEIYVGGPSLSRGYLNKPDLTEERFITNPFFLQSGERYPRIYKTSDLVKWLPNGNLEYAGRNDFQVKLRGYRIELAEIETKILEYPGIKHSVVLLHKNENLSFLVGYYVADNTVDDNLLRHHLAAILPDYMIPSIFIYLDTLPVTTNGKLDRKALPAPEFQAEDTAEALDKSASVEDTISKIWSRILNFSNFGKDESFFNLGGNSLAAMMVRKELEDAFAIKLNIVELFQYTTLTQLTERISTLIQSTNTKKQGKQEKPSLELQQSVTEQRFNEPIAVVGMACRIPGANDPESFWNLLIHEETNLRQLSSEELKANSVSDAFISSDSYVKRGAIFENPFSFDANFFGYSVKDAEVMDPQQRQFLECAWEALEFSGNVPEKFKGDIAVFATQGRNDYFMNHIYGSPIAQTSLFQAILGNEKDFLSTKVSYKLNLTGPSITLQTACSSSLVSVQMACESLKTHSSDMALAGGVSLFYNYGYEYQDDMIESPDGYCRAFDARAKGTVVTSGVGVVVLKRLSDAIAEKDTIYAIIKGGAINNDGSSKMAFTAPSVEGQSAVIEKALKNANLSADQISYIEAHGTGTQLGDPIEWTALHNVYQKYTQQQGKCIIGSVKTNIGHTDSAAGVFGLMKTVFALKNKVIPATLNFEKLNPEIASFNKLFTVSNQTLQWETNGTPLRAAVSSFGLGGTNAHIILEEYNEDESGHDLNQENKDTYFLVPFSAKNRESLYLMANKLKNHIDTTEMINLNNLAFTAQQGRAEFKERGFFIVSTNLQKDNSLISLSYLHEGDSHEKPQVIFVVSDFIAKSLTQYESLYNKYPEFKETLDSCAVIIQDEYHIDIKKPCNNNVDVELHSKLTSFSIQYALFQLIVSTKIDAHGLLTQGNGAYLAAVILGACSFKEALPLLLSHEDNEHNLSIKSSESTIKLYTSKNDLLTEKDQSQFIFVELGTCSNLDQDTVNAMSAHPTKDQCAEVAFLRAIGWLWSNGSPIFWDNINPSSAHSRKTRIPTYCFTKKHYEIEKVKTRAASTQDENTSANADLSMEEQLKDMWSKVLGVSAGELSKNSHFLELGGDSLSFIDLLKHIKTSFLIDMNFEEVVQNNEFGEMLNYISTKKVTHA, from the coding sequence TTGTCATTAAATAATAAACAATTAGAAGAGTTCGGCATTGAAAAGTCCTCTTTGCCGGCCGGGAAATATTCTAAAATTATTTATGATTATAGGGCTCTAGAAACGCTATCTTATGAATTCAAAACCTTATGTCAGTTATTTGAGGAACAAGTTGCCAGAGCACCCAATAATATAGCTATTGAGTATAAAGATGTTGTTCTTAGCTTTGCAGAACTTAATCAACTATCCAATCAATTAGCACGATATATTAGAAAGCAATATAAATCTGTAACCCAGGAAGAATTAAAACCAGATACACTGATTCCTATCAGTGTGGGACGAAGTGCTGACTTTCTTATAGGAATTCTAGGGATATTAAAAGCGGGTGGCGCTTACGTCCCTATTAATCCAGATTATCCGACTAATCGTATTCAACATATTTTGACTGATATTAACAGCAAAATTATTTTAACTGGGAATCAATCATCCGAGCAGTTTAAAAATAATCATGGTGATCTTCAGCAAATTGTCCTTGATGAGCGCTTATTTTTAAAAGAATCCACCGAAAATTTATATATTCAACTTAGTCCTACCGATTTAGCCTATGTTATTTATACTTCTGGAAGTTCTGGTGCCCCAAAAGGAGTATTGGCACAACATGCTAACGTTATCTCACAAGTCATTTGTGCCAATTATTTTTACGCCGATGAATCAGACACAATGGCATTTTTCTCTGATGTGTCATTTGATTCAACAACCTTTGAGCTTTGGGGTTCATTATTAAATGGTGCACGCTTATTTATCCCTGATAATTTTTTCGAGCTGTTGTCTAACCCCATACTATTTAAAGAAACTATAGATAAAAAAAATCTTACTATTCTTCTCATCACAAGAGCTTTATTTGACTTACTGTATACACTTGATGAAACCGTATTTGCTCCATTAAAATTTTTATTGGTCGGCGGGGAAGCGTTAACTAAAAATATAATGCTCAATTTGATGAACTCCCCTTATAAGCCAAAAAATTTGATTAATGCCTATGGCCCTACTGAAAACTGTACCTTTTGCACAACTTATCCAATTAATGAAGATTTTAGTTTATTAAACTCAGTACCTATAGGGAAACCGTATTCAAATCGAGTAGGCTTTGTTGTTGATAAACATCTTCAACTGGTACCCATTGGCATTATCGGTGAAATTTACGTTGGCGGACCTAGTTTATCTAGAGGCTATTTAAATAAGCCCGACCTCACCGAGGAGCGATTTATTACGAATCCTTTTTTTCTCCAAAGTGGCGAACGGTATCCTCGCATTTATAAAACCAGTGACTTGGTGAAATGGTTACCCAATGGCAACCTTGAATATGCTGGCCGTAATGACTTTCAGGTGAAGCTACGCGGATACAGAATTGAATTAGCAGAAATAGAAACCAAGATCCTTGAATATCCTGGAATAAAACATAGCGTTGTGCTACTTCACAAAAACGAAAATCTCTCCTTTTTAGTGGGTTACTATGTCGCCGACAATACAGTGGATGATAATCTGCTTCGTCATCATTTAGCAGCAATTCTACCGGATTATATGATCCCAAGTATCTTCATTTATTTAGATACTTTACCCGTTACCACGAATGGCAAATTAGATAGAAAGGCCTTGCCTGCTCCGGAATTTCAAGCTGAGGACACTGCTGAGGCTTTAGATAAATCAGCATCAGTTGAGGATACCATTTCTAAAATTTGGTCGAGAATTTTGAATTTTAGTAATTTTGGAAAAGACGAATCATTTTTTAATTTAGGGGGTAACTCCCTGGCTGCGATGATGGTTCGCAAAGAACTTGAAGATGCCTTTGCTATAAAACTTAACATTGTTGAATTGTTTCAATATACCACCCTAACCCAACTCACTGAGCGAATTTCGACACTTATTCAGTCGACTAATACAAAGAAACAAGGCAAACAAGAAAAACCAAGCCTTGAGCTGCAACAATCAGTGACAGAACAGAGATTCAACGAACCTATTGCTGTTGTGGGAATGGCATGTCGGATTCCAGGAGCAAACGATCCTGAGTCTTTTTGGAATCTTCTAATTCATGAAGAAACTAATTTGCGACAATTATCATCTGAAGAATTGAAAGCCAACTCCGTCAGTGACGCATTCATTTCCAGTGATTCCTATGTAAAGCGAGGGGCGATTTTTGAGAACCCTTTTAGTTTTGATGCAAATTTTTTCGGGTACTCAGTAAAAGATGCTGAAGTTATGGATCCTCAGCAGCGCCAATTTTTAGAGTGTGCCTGGGAAGCTTTAGAGTTTAGTGGCAATGTCCCGGAAAAATTTAAAGGTGATATTGCAGTTTTTGCGACACAAGGAAGAAATGATTATTTTATGAACCATATTTATGGCTCGCCGATCGCACAAACCAGTTTATTTCAAGCTATTTTGGGAAATGAAAAAGATTTTTTAAGTACCAAAGTATCTTACAAATTAAATTTGACTGGACCAAGTATCACCTTACAAACGGCTTGTTCGAGCTCACTTGTTTCAGTACAAATGGCCTGTGAAAGTCTTAAAACCCATAGTTCAGATATGGCACTAGCAGGCGGCGTTTCGCTCTTTTATAACTATGGTTATGAATATCAAGACGATATGATTGAATCGCCTGATGGTTACTGCCGCGCCTTTGATGCCCGTGCTAAAGGGACTGTTGTCACCAGTGGTGTGGGTGTTGTTGTTTTAAAGCGCCTGAGTGATGCAATTGCAGAGAAAGATACTATTTATGCAATCATTAAGGGAGGAGCTATCAATAATGATGGTTCCTCTAAAATGGCGTTTACAGCTCCAAGTGTCGAAGGACAATCTGCTGTCATTGAAAAAGCACTTAAAAATGCGAATCTTTCTGCGGATCAAATTAGTTACATTGAGGCTCACGGTACAGGCACCCAGTTGGGTGACCCCATCGAATGGACAGCACTTCACAATGTGTATCAAAAATACACACAACAACAAGGTAAGTGCATCATTGGCTCCGTTAAAACTAACATAGGTCATACTGATTCTGCGGCCGGTGTTTTTGGGTTAATGAAGACTGTTTTTGCTTTAAAGAATAAAGTGATTCCAGCCACGTTGAATTTTGAAAAACTAAACCCTGAGATTGCATCATTTAATAAATTATTTACAGTGTCGAATCAGACATTGCAATGGGAAACTAACGGAACTCCTCTTCGCGCGGCGGTAAGTTCATTTGGGCTAGGTGGAACTAATGCTCATATCATTTTAGAAGAATATAACGAAGACGAATCAGGGCATGACTTAAATCAAGAGAATAAGGACACTTATTTCTTAGTTCCTTTTTCAGCCAAAAATCGAGAATCACTGTATCTAATGGCTAATAAGTTAAAAAACCACATTGATACGACTGAAATGATAAACCTCAATAATCTTGCATTCACTGCTCAACAAGGACGCGCTGAATTTAAAGAAAGAGGATTTTTCATCGTCAGCACTAATTTACAAAAAGACAATAGCCTGATTAGTTTGTCCTATCTTCATGAGGGTGATTCTCATGAAAAACCACAAGTTATTTTTGTGGTGTCTGACTTTATCGCTAAATCCTTAACTCAATACGAAAGCCTTTATAATAAATATCCTGAATTTAAAGAGACGCTTGATTCTTGTGCTGTCATTATCCAGGACGAGTACCATATCGATATTAAAAAACCCTGCAATAATAATGTTGACGTTGAATTACATTCGAAACTTACCTCTTTTTCAATTCAATATGCTTTGTTTCAATTAATCGTTTCAACAAAAATAGACGCTCATGGATTACTTACCCAAGGTAATGGTGCTTACTTAGCTGCCGTTATTTTAGGTGCTTGCTCTTTCAAAGAGGCATTACCTCTCTTGTTATCCCATGAAGATAATGAACACAACCTATCCATAAAATCTTCAGAGTCAACAATTAAACTGTATACCAGTAAAAATGATTTGTTGACGGAAAAAGACCAGTCTCAGTTTATTTTTGTTGAGCTTGGCACGTGCTCTAACTTAGACCAAGATACAGTAAATGCAATGAGTGCCCACCCGACAAAAGATCAATGCGCTGAAGTGGCCTTTTTAAGAGCGATTGGTTGGTTATGGTCTAATGGCTCCCCTATTTTCTGGGACAATATCAATCCTTCATCAGCCCATTCAAGAAAAACACGTATTCCAACGTATTGCTTTACAAAAAAACACTATGAGATTGAAAAAGTTAAAACCCGTGCTGCATCGACTCAGGACGAAAATACATCAGCTAATGCAGATTTATCCATGGAAGAACAGTTGAAAGATATGTGGTCAAAAGTTCTCGGCGTTTCTGCAGGCGAACTTAGCAAAAATTCCCATTTCCTAGAGTTAGGTGGTGACTCCTTGTCATTTATTGACTTACTCAAACACATTAAAACGTCATTTCTCATTGATATGAATTTCGAAGAAGTCGTCCAAAACAATGAATTTGGAGAAATGCTTAATTACATTAGTACAAAAAAGGTGACTCATGCCTGA
- a CDS encoding MFS transporter, with translation MNNNKKGIASLIWVVFVDSMGWGIAFSIFAALFFKSHSNIIPDTVSETSRYMLYEFLLAIYSVFMFFFAPVLGGIADRYGRKPGLKISMLGLTMGFILSALGCYWSSIWFLILGRIISGMTAGSLSVAQAAAVDISTPQNKSFYLSILMLSNCLGFSLGPILGGALMHFNVGPIGASTFLIGAIMSAIGFLSIQLFFKETYVPQKSKDQFNLIKDFANIKIAFSKPLLSNYLQAVLFSMVAFGLFFSDIPVFLSRYFPAQNSSTDFILSFEAIIFSLTLMFGGKYLFDYFEKIKVVFFTLVIQLLAYLFISLGIQSFALNVLLFTCISAFTGLMYIALLTLISDTTESDWQGRVMGVVAALSSVTWGVGPLLTGGLNFYGAGIAFLFCALLIIISILALRKSLAKNKDIKFASASQ, from the coding sequence ATGAATAATAATAAAAAAGGAATTGCATCCCTAATCTGGGTTGTCTTCGTCGATTCAATGGGATGGGGCATCGCCTTCTCCATCTTTGCAGCCCTCTTTTTCAAAAGTCATTCTAATATCATACCCGACACTGTTTCAGAAACTTCAAGATACATGTTGTATGAGTTTTTATTAGCGATTTACAGCGTTTTTATGTTCTTCTTTGCTCCGGTTTTAGGAGGAATTGCTGATCGATACGGTCGTAAACCTGGGTTAAAGATTTCCATGCTAGGTTTAACAATGGGCTTTATTTTGAGTGCATTGGGTTGTTATTGGAGTAGTATTTGGTTTTTAATTTTAGGCCGTATTATTTCAGGAATGACTGCGGGTTCTTTATCAGTAGCACAAGCTGCCGCAGTTGATATTAGTACACCACAAAACAAATCATTTTATCTTTCAATTTTAATGTTATCAAATTGCTTAGGCTTTTCTTTAGGTCCCATTTTAGGTGGTGCACTCATGCATTTCAATGTAGGCCCAATTGGAGCTTCTACATTCTTAATTGGGGCTATAATGAGTGCGATTGGATTTTTAAGTATTCAATTATTTTTTAAAGAAACCTATGTCCCGCAAAAATCCAAAGATCAGTTCAATCTGATAAAAGATTTTGCAAATATCAAAATTGCCTTTAGTAAACCCCTATTAAGTAATTATTTACAAGCCGTCTTATTTTCCATGGTTGCTTTTGGTTTGTTCTTTTCGGATATCCCCGTATTTTTGAGTCGATATTTTCCTGCTCAAAACTCTTCTACAGATTTCATATTAAGTTTCGAAGCGATTATTTTCTCACTCACTTTAATGTTTGGTGGCAAGTATCTCTTTGATTACTTTGAAAAAATAAAAGTCGTATTCTTTACTCTGGTTATTCAGCTACTCGCTTACCTTTTTATATCCCTTGGCATTCAATCTTTTGCATTAAACGTGCTTTTGTTTACTTGTATCTCAGCATTTACAGGGCTGATGTACATAGCACTGTTAACTCTAATTTCAGACACAACAGAAAGTGATTGGCAAGGTCGTGTAATGGGTGTTGTAGCTGCTTTGTCTTCAGTAACTTGGGGTGTAGGTCCTTTGCTAACTGGCGGCTTGAATTTCTATGGTGCTGGCATCGCGTTTTTATTTTGCGCGTTGCTAATCATCATCAGCATTCTAGCTCTACGCAAATCTTTGGCAAAAAATAAGGACATTAAGTTCGCTAGTGCCAGCCAATAG
- the nudC gene encoding NAD(+) diphosphatase translates to MTISFTSQIHPPASLSHPAFWFIFHEEEILLKNNKIPQFSSIHELHLTIERQIYLGMYRGIPCFTVQISQQPVALTQDMTFQHIRQAHETLEDDELFQVVSRSKQLLHWDKSTQFCGYCGEKTLYSDKERAKVCSSCDSLIFPQISPVMLALIWRDNEILLARSPHFLPGIYSTLAGFVEPGEMLEQTVRREVKEEVGITVKNMQYFSSQPWPFQSNLMLGFIAEYDSGDIQIDTNELEDAQWFSLDKLPKLPKPISLSRQMIDKYLAMRA, encoded by the coding sequence ATGACAATATCATTTACTTCCCAGATTCATCCTCCTGCGTCGTTAAGTCACCCTGCATTTTGGTTCATTTTTCATGAGGAAGAAATTCTTTTAAAAAATAATAAAATACCCCAGTTTTCAAGTATCCATGAACTGCATCTAACTATTGAGCGGCAAATTTATTTAGGGATGTATAGAGGAATTCCTTGTTTTACGGTGCAAATTAGTCAACAGCCTGTTGCATTAACACAGGACATGACGTTTCAGCATATTCGTCAAGCTCATGAAACTTTAGAAGACGATGAGTTATTCCAAGTTGTTTCTAGGAGTAAACAACTTTTGCACTGGGATAAAAGTACGCAGTTTTGTGGGTACTGTGGTGAAAAAACTCTATACAGCGATAAAGAGCGTGCAAAAGTTTGCTCTTCATGTGACTCGTTGATATTCCCACAAATTTCGCCGGTCATGTTGGCACTAATCTGGCGAGATAATGAGATTTTATTGGCTCGTTCGCCTCATTTTCTTCCAGGCATCTATAGTACATTGGCCGGATTTGTTGAGCCTGGAGAAATGCTTGAGCAGACTGTCCGGCGAGAGGTTAAAGAGGAAGTAGGAATTACCGTAAAAAATATGCAATATTTTTCATCTCAACCCTGGCCATTTCAGAGTAATTTAATGTTGGGTTTTATTGCTGAATACGACAGTGGTGACATTCAAATCGACACTAATGAACTAGAGGATGCGCAATGGTTTTCACTCGATAAGCTTCCTAAGTTGCCAAAACCAATTAGTCTTTCACGACAAATGATTGATAAGTATTTAGCAATGCGAGCATAA